A window of Lysobacter terrestris contains these coding sequences:
- a CDS encoding 2OG-Fe(II) oxygenase: protein MSTNEAIADFIEVYDDALSREACAALVERFGASKADEPGRVGGGVLPELKDSRDISLAGKPEWRDAEAQLNQAVFRGLLAYLRRYPHTLIAPLMLEIPGADGSRHRLTAERLQAMDDAALTPIVQTVLRPGAINLQRYTGGRGGYPYWHCELYPRDPGADTLHRHLLWTIYLNDGFAEGETEFLYQQRKITPRTGSLLIAPAAFTHTHRGNRPHGGDKFIATSWILFQRAEALFGKG, encoded by the coding sequence ATGAGCACGAACGAAGCCATCGCCGACTTCATCGAGGTCTACGACGACGCGCTGTCGCGCGAGGCCTGCGCGGCGCTGGTCGAGCGCTTCGGCGCGAGCAAGGCCGACGAGCCCGGCCGCGTCGGCGGCGGCGTCTTGCCCGAGCTGAAGGACAGCCGCGACATCTCCCTCGCCGGCAAGCCGGAATGGCGCGACGCCGAGGCGCAGCTCAACCAGGCGGTGTTCCGCGGCCTGCTCGCCTACCTGCGCCGCTACCCGCACACGCTGATCGCGCCGCTGATGCTGGAAATCCCCGGCGCGGACGGCAGCCGCCACCGCCTCACCGCCGAACGCCTGCAGGCCATGGACGACGCGGCGCTTACGCCGATCGTGCAGACCGTGCTGCGCCCCGGCGCGATCAACCTGCAGCGCTACACCGGCGGCCGCGGCGGTTATCCCTATTGGCACTGCGAGCTGTACCCGCGCGATCCCGGCGCCGACACGCTGCACCGCCACCTGCTGTGGACGATCTACCTCAACGACGGCTTCGCCGAGGGCGAAACCGAGTTCCTCTACCAGCAGCGCAAGATCACGCCGCGCACCGGTTCGCTGCTGATCGCGCCGGCCGCGTTCACCCACACGCACCGCGGCAACCGCCCGCACGGCGGCGACAAGTTCATCGCGACCAGCTGGATCCTGTTCCAGCGCGCGGAAGCGCTGTTCGGCAAGGGCTGA
- a CDS encoding sensor histidine kinase, whose product MTEADPQLAALEAARRQLQLLTDAITHDLRAPLRAIDGFAGHLAGSAHERLQPHEREQLARIRAAATRMGGLLDKLGELSRATHVALQPAPVDLSLLAEWVLADLQAAEPGRQAEVHVQPGLRAHGDERLLRQLLAELLHNAWAFSAAAPQTRIDVSGRQESGRFVLSIRDAGIGFDPRYLGKLFEPLQRLHGVGQGAGHGLGLAIARRIAERHGGRISAISQTGDGATFTVELPDARETPHGA is encoded by the coding sequence ATGACCGAAGCCGACCCCCAGCTCGCTGCGCTCGAAGCCGCCCGCCGGCAGCTGCAGCTGCTGACCGATGCGATCACCCACGACCTGCGCGCGCCGTTGCGGGCGATCGACGGATTCGCCGGGCACCTGGCCGGCAGCGCCCACGAACGCCTGCAACCGCACGAGCGCGAGCAACTCGCGCGCATCCGCGCCGCCGCCACGCGCATGGGCGGCCTGCTCGACAAGCTCGGCGAGCTCTCGCGCGCCACCCATGTGGCGCTGCAGCCGGCGCCGGTCGATCTCAGCCTGCTGGCCGAATGGGTGCTTGCCGACCTGCAGGCCGCCGAGCCCGGGCGCCAGGCCGAAGTGCACGTCCAGCCCGGGCTGCGCGCGCACGGCGACGAGCGCCTGCTGCGGCAACTGCTCGCCGAGCTGCTGCACAACGCCTGGGCGTTCTCCGCGGCGGCGCCGCAGACCCGCATCGACGTGAGCGGCCGGCAGGAATCCGGCCGTTTCGTCCTCAGCATCCGCGACGCCGGCATCGGCTTCGACCCGCGCTACCTGGGCAAGCTGTTCGAACCGCTGCAGCGCCTGCACGGCGTGGGGCAGGGCGCGGGCCACGGCCTGGGCCTGGCCATCGCCCGCCGCATCGCCGAACGCCACGGCGGCCGCATCAGCGCGATTTCACAAACCGGTGACGGCGCGACCTTCACTGTCGAACTGCCGGACGCGCGAGAGACGCCGCATGGCGCATAA
- a CDS encoding class 1 fructose-bisphosphatase encodes MSSSSSISLTRFLIEEERAGHINAELRLLIEVVARACKTISIAVGKGALGGVLGDAGSPGVASMNIQGEAQKKLDVLSNEILLEANAWGGHLAGLASEEMDHSQAIPDVYPRGNYLLMFDPLDGSSNIDVNISVGTIFSVLRCPDGVTTPGDEHFLQPGTAQVAAGYCTYGPSTMLVLTVGHGTHAFTLDREVGSFVLTTRGMQIPEETKEFAVNMSNQRFWEAPMQHYVGDLLTGKEGPRGKDFNMRWVASMVADVHRILTRGGIFSYPLDSKCAPKGGKLRLMYEANPMSFLVEQAGGAATTGRVRMLEVQPTGLHMRVPVFLGSKQEVEVATRYHREHDAAHADVAATA; translated from the coding sequence ATGTCCAGTTCCAGCTCCATTTCCCTGACCCGCTTCCTGATCGAGGAAGAGCGCGCCGGCCACATCAACGCCGAACTGCGCCTGCTGATCGAAGTGGTCGCCCGCGCCTGCAAGACCATCTCGATCGCGGTCGGCAAGGGCGCGCTGGGCGGCGTGCTCGGCGACGCCGGCAGCCCCGGCGTGGCCAGCATGAACATCCAGGGCGAGGCGCAGAAGAAGCTCGACGTGCTCAGCAACGAGATCCTGCTCGAAGCCAACGCCTGGGGCGGCCACCTCGCCGGCCTCGCCTCGGAAGAAATGGACCACAGCCAGGCGATCCCCGACGTCTATCCGCGCGGCAACTACCTGCTGATGTTCGATCCGCTCGACGGCTCGTCCAACATCGACGTCAACATCTCGGTCGGCACGATCTTCTCGGTGTTGCGTTGCCCCGATGGCGTGACCACGCCGGGCGACGAGCACTTCCTGCAGCCAGGTACCGCGCAGGTCGCCGCCGGCTACTGCACCTACGGCCCGAGCACCATGCTCGTGCTCACCGTCGGCCACGGCACGCACGCGTTCACCCTGGACCGCGAGGTCGGTTCCTTCGTGCTGACCACGCGCGGCATGCAGATTCCGGAAGAGACCAAGGAATTCGCGGTCAACATGTCCAACCAGCGCTTCTGGGAAGCGCCGATGCAGCACTACGTCGGCGACCTGCTCACCGGCAAGGAAGGCCCGCGCGGCAAGGACTTCAACATGCGCTGGGTCGCCTCGATGGTGGCCGACGTGCACCGCATCCTCACCCGCGGCGGCATCTTCAGCTATCCGCTCGACAGCAAGTGCGCACCCAAGGGCGGCAAGCTGCGCCTGATGTACGAAGCCAATCCGATGAGCTTCCTGGTCGAACAGGCCGGCGGCGCGGCGACCACCGGCCGCGTGCGCATGCTGGAAGTGCAGCCGACCGGCCTGCACATGCGCGTGCCGGTGTTCCTCGGCTCGAAGCAGGAAGTCGAAGTCGCGACGCGCTACCACCGCGAGCACGACGCCGCGCACGCCGACGTCGCCGCGACCGCCTGA
- a CDS encoding PA0069 family radical SAM protein, producing MEDAYKPGAPIKGRGAASYVHGRYAVTTTQGVDDGWGSVYAGLAEAPRPATTVTEEHARSIVSRNDSPDIGFAASVNPYRGCEHGCVYCFARPSHAYLDLSPGLDFETRLFAKTNAAERLRAELSRPSYRCTPIALGINTDAYQPIERRYRITRQCLEVLAETKHPLSFITKSALIERDIDLLAAMARERLVNVYFSVTTLDNHLAAKMEPRASAPHAKLRAMQALHEAGVPVGVMAAPMIPMLNDRELEHILEAAYDNGARAAGYVLLRLPHELKQVWREWLELHYPDRAAHVMSLVQQMRGGKDYDSGFGKRMRGEGPFAQLLQQRFAKAHARLGFGRLPPLDASRFTPPRAASPQGELF from the coding sequence ATGGAAGACGCCTACAAACCCGGAGCCCCGATCAAAGGCCGCGGCGCGGCGTCGTACGTGCACGGCCGCTACGCCGTCACCACCACCCAGGGCGTGGACGACGGCTGGGGCTCGGTCTACGCCGGCCTGGCCGAGGCGCCGCGGCCGGCGACCACGGTCACCGAGGAGCACGCGCGCAGCATCGTCAGCCGCAACGATTCGCCCGACATCGGCTTCGCCGCCTCGGTGAATCCCTACCGCGGTTGCGAACACGGCTGCGTGTACTGCTTCGCCCGGCCGTCGCACGCCTACCTCGACCTGTCGCCGGGGCTCGACTTCGAGACCCGGCTGTTCGCCAAGACCAACGCCGCCGAACGCCTGCGCGCGGAACTGTCGCGCCCGTCCTACCGCTGCACGCCGATCGCGTTGGGCATCAACACCGACGCCTACCAGCCGATCGAGCGTCGCTACCGCATCACCCGCCAATGCCTGGAAGTGCTGGCGGAAACGAAACACCCGCTCAGCTTCATCACCAAGAGCGCGTTGATCGAGCGCGACATCGACCTGCTGGCGGCAATGGCGCGCGAGCGCCTGGTCAACGTGTACTTCTCCGTCACCACGCTCGACAACCACCTCGCCGCGAAGATGGAACCGCGCGCCTCCGCCCCGCACGCCAAGCTGCGGGCGATGCAGGCGCTGCATGAAGCGGGCGTGCCCGTTGGCGTGATGGCCGCGCCGATGATCCCGATGCTCAACGACCGCGAGCTCGAACACATCCTCGAAGCCGCTTACGACAACGGCGCGCGCGCCGCCGGCTACGTGCTGCTGCGCTTGCCGCACGAACTCAAGCAGGTCTGGCGCGAATGGCTGGAGCTGCATTACCCCGATCGCGCCGCGCACGTGATGAGCCTGGTCCAGCAGATGCGCGGCGGCAAGGATTACGACAGCGGCTTCGGCAAGCGCATGCGCGGCGAAGGGCCGTTCGCGCAGCTGTTGCAGCAACGCTTCGCCAAGGCGCATGCGCGGCTCGGCTTCGGCCGCTTGCCGCCGCTGGACGCCAGCCGCTTCACGCCACCGCGGGCGGCGTCGCCGCAGGGCGAGTTGTTCTGA
- the cls gene encoding cardiolipin synthase: MPDALRDLWTALLAVPHLKLYLTLAWAVYLLGLGGWIVLQKREPVATLSWLVSLAALPYIGFAIYYLLGPQRIHRQRLRRVRAKAKFPPLPDGFKPSPEAIELARLAQATTGLPPTTATSAQLLIDGGAKYAALLRDIAGATEHVHLEYYIFYPDRTGAALRDALVERARAGVKVRLLLDAVGSGKTPRRFFDELVAAGGELAWFHPTRFGQVWKRPWLNLRSHRKIVVIDGRIAYTGGINITDDEDERLREDAYRDLHVRVEGNVVGSLQLVFIEDWAYATGAPPLALPAPAPHAGRIPMQVLVSGPDSSWEAIHRLHVGAIHSARRRVWLATPYFVPGEAARMALTSAALGGLDVRLLVPRRSDSRLVTLAARSYFDELLVAGVQIYEYGPRMLHTKALLCDDDLCIIGSANFDHRSFRLNFEVSLMCGDARLCAELATLLERECAGATRVLAERARPLFQARLPEALARLVSPVL; this comes from the coding sequence ATGCCCGACGCCCTGCGCGACCTCTGGACCGCCCTCCTCGCGGTCCCGCACCTCAAGCTCTACCTGACCCTCGCCTGGGCGGTGTACCTGCTCGGGCTGGGCGGCTGGATCGTGCTGCAGAAGCGCGAACCGGTCGCCACGCTGAGCTGGCTGGTCAGCCTCGCCGCATTGCCCTACATCGGCTTCGCCATCTACTACCTGCTCGGCCCGCAGCGCATCCACCGCCAGCGCCTGCGCCGCGTGCGCGCGAAGGCGAAGTTCCCGCCGCTGCCGGACGGCTTCAAGCCCAGCCCCGAAGCGATCGAGCTCGCGCGCCTGGCCCAGGCCACCACCGGCCTGCCGCCGACGACCGCCACTTCGGCGCAGCTGCTGATCGACGGCGGCGCCAAGTACGCGGCGCTGCTGCGCGACATCGCCGGCGCAACCGAGCACGTGCACCTGGAGTACTACATCTTCTATCCCGACCGCACCGGCGCCGCGCTGCGCGATGCGCTGGTCGAACGCGCCCGCGCCGGGGTCAAGGTGCGCCTGCTGCTCGACGCGGTCGGTTCCGGCAAGACGCCGCGGCGTTTCTTCGACGAACTGGTCGCGGCGGGCGGCGAGCTGGCGTGGTTCCACCCCACCCGTTTCGGCCAGGTGTGGAAGCGGCCGTGGCTGAACCTGCGCAGCCACCGCAAGATCGTGGTGATCGACGGCCGTATCGCCTACACCGGCGGCATCAACATCACCGACGACGAGGACGAGCGCCTGCGCGAGGACGCGTACCGCGACCTGCACGTGCGCGTGGAGGGCAACGTGGTGGGTTCGCTGCAGCTGGTCTTCATCGAGGACTGGGCCTACGCGACCGGCGCGCCGCCGCTCGCCCTGCCCGCCCCGGCACCGCATGCCGGTCGCATTCCCATGCAGGTGCTGGTGTCTGGGCCGGATTCGTCGTGGGAAGCGATCCATCGCCTGCACGTGGGCGCGATCCATTCGGCGCGACGCCGGGTCTGGCTGGCCACGCCCTACTTCGTGCCCGGCGAGGCCGCGCGCATGGCGCTGACCTCGGCGGCGCTGGGCGGCCTGGACGTGCGCCTGCTGGTGCCGCGGCGCAGCGACAGCCGCCTGGTCACGTTGGCCGCGCGCTCCTACTTCGACGAGCTGCTCGTCGCCGGGGTGCAGATCTACGAGTACGGCCCGCGCATGCTGCACACCAAGGCGCTGCTGTGCGACGACGACCTGTGCATCATCGGCAGCGCCAACTTCGACCACCGCAGCTTCCGCCTCAACTTCGAGGTCTCGCTGATGTGCGGCGACGCCCGCCTGTGCGCCGAACTGGCGACGCTGCTCGAGCGCGAGTGCGCCGGCGCCACGCGCGTGCTCGCGGAACGGGCGCGGCCGCTGTTCCAGGCGCGGCTGCCCGAGGCGCTGGCACGGCTGGTGTCGCCGGTGCTGTAG
- a CDS encoding response regulator has product MAHKDILLVEDNPDDVELTRLAFEEANVANRMIVVRDGAEALDYLFARGRYAERDPRELPSIVLLDLNLPKLDGREVLQAIRAEPATRELPVVVLTTSAEPFDVEASYALGVNSYIQKPVDFEQFVWAVRQVGLYWLVLNQPRVA; this is encoded by the coding sequence ATGGCGCATAAAGACATCCTGCTGGTGGAAGACAATCCCGACGACGTCGAGCTGACCCGGCTCGCGTTCGAGGAGGCGAACGTCGCCAACCGCATGATCGTGGTGCGCGACGGCGCCGAGGCGCTCGACTACCTGTTCGCGCGCGGCCGCTACGCCGAGCGCGACCCGCGCGAGCTGCCGTCGATCGTGCTGCTCGACCTCAACCTGCCCAAGCTCGACGGCCGCGAAGTGCTGCAGGCGATCCGCGCCGAACCGGCCACGCGCGAGTTGCCGGTGGTGGTGCTGACCACCAGCGCCGAGCCCTTCGATGTCGAGGCCAGCTACGCGCTGGGCGTGAACAGCTACATCCAGAAGCCGGTGGATTTCGAGCAGTTCGTGTGGGCGGTGCGCCAGGTCGGCCTGTACTGGCTGGTGCTGAACCAGCCGCGCGTGGCCTGA